GTTCATGACTATGTTACAACCGTTTACCGAAATCTTACATAAAGTTTAAAGAAGTGTTTACCAAGCTCTTGGCAAGCAGATCACAAACTTTGCGTTCTGTGCAAGGCTTCTGATAAATTCCTTATATTGAAACAATTACTGAGGGTTTAACTCAGGAATTGAACACTCCAGCTTACAACTTGTATTTGAAGGGATAGATGCTGGCACCAGCCAAAGAGCAATGTTAATAGGCAGGTTTTCTCTACAATAGGCGCACAAAAGCTCTACAAAGATACCCCAAACTGCTATTCTGTTTTTTAGTAATAAGTCACTCTAAGCAACGTCTTCTATCACATGAGCGAGTGTGAACAACCACCTGCCTTACCTGCTAACAAGCAGTCATTTGTCATGACAAATGAGCTGACTTTCACGTGTTACTGCAGTGCAGAACTGTTAGTAGGGCTGAGAGCTAATCATTTTAATACATGTTTTTGTATATTGATGGCGGTAGTAGTCTAGCTCAGACTGGAAACTTTCATGTACATGTGCAATGTACTTGGTTCTAGTCTGTAGCCCttaaaaataatgaaacttCTAAGTAGGTTTGACAAAAGAGGTGATTGCTTATAGATTTAAATCCAAAGCCTTCTTCAACCATTTAATGTTTAGGTAGTCGAGGAAAGTTTCTGACCCACaattcagtttgtattaatttctttaaaacctttactataataagagtcatgttTGTCCATCTGTTCAAAGACTCGCTAAAAATTTTAGGAAAAAGATTACCTCACTCGGAAATCAAACCCAGAGCTTCAGATTCAAAGGCAAGCGCACCGCCACTACATCACTTCGCTGTACCATGAAATAATTATGCATATAGTGATTttcacatgacgatctctcacgacacacaattaatatacatgtagttgaagaCTCAAAATACTGGAAACACTTTGTACTTGAGGTAATTTgaataaattatgtaatttttaaaaagagtttCAACAAGGAGCAGCTTTTTCACAATTTAGACCGCAACTAACTTAGATTTATCTTGCTTTGGCCTGTCATTCAGCATTGATATTTTCGTTATACGCTAACTATCTTTTTTACCACACCGCAATAGCTTTTTAGACATCTAAAAAGGGGTTGAGACATTTAGCTGTTTTCACATTTCTGTGTTTACTGAAATATGCATCCACTTACAAAATTTAGTTTAGTACTAGCTACCTTAGTACTAGTACACTTCCTTGAAGTGGCTACAACGATGTAGCCACTTCAAGGAATTGTCAGAATTCCCATGATAgaactatatatacacattattTAGTTGCAAACAGTGTTCAACTCTTAATATCTACTGTCAGTTATTGTTCCAATATAGAAAATTTATCAACAGCTTTTcactgaaaaaaaattttatgaccTGCTTGCCAAGTGCTTGGCTACTGCTTTTTATAAATCTTTTGTAAACAGTTCGGCAAACAGCTGGAAATGTATATAggaaatgtatatattataatgatattaggatttgtgtctcttgcctgagctctgagctgcactgatgaggcttcaatagccgaaacagtactgtccgTAGCATGAGTACATGGTCCCTCACTtcagtttggttgagcactctatGTGCGGTGcagcactattagcctttgtgcaaagctcatcacttttgtgatttgagcactctggtgtcagcacaatgactttcttaaagtctgtgaggcaacttagttgtttcatagCAGGAAGTAAAATCTCATAGGTACTGGGATTTGTGTCTCTTGCCTGAGCTCTGAGCTGTAccgatgaggcttcaatagcggAAACATTATTGTCTgtagcatgaatatatatatatatatatatatatatatatatatatatatatatatatatatatatatatacagtagatgcagtatgaacagtctcttgcatgaaagtgctcaatattaaaatagagcgatgtaaaattgggtaaaaatgaaagttaaagttaagtttaaaacaactttattactaatagtttcatattgccatgcaataatcatcagatgattgttgccatgcaataatcatctgatgattattgcatggcaatatgaaactattagtaataaagttgttttaaacttaactttaactttcatttttacccaattttatatatatatatatatatatatatatactatataccatgtaccatatatatatatatgtaccatatatatacatagcatatgtatatatatatgtatgtatcgTTGCTGGTGTGACTTTATTAGAAATTAAAGCCGAATTAATTTGTAATGTTGCTATTGGTCCTTTGATTGGTAACAATTTACCAAGAATCTAGAACATAACTCTGTAGATAGAGTACAGAAACAAGGCGTCAACCAATCGAGTTCTTCAACACTCCACAAATGAAAACAATTGTATAACACCGCAGTCAAAGAAATATTGTACAGCGGAAGACCATTCTGCGACATGCTTTCTTATTTCCATAAAACAAACTGAATCTCCAACATAATATTAGCTGATGGAGGCGTAGTGTTTGGTAACGTATCTCTGAAACTTGCTTCTATTCAACTAGGAATAATTGTAAACTCCTCTAGCCAATATTACATCAGATCCTAATAACAGGAAACCTTACCGCTAGCACTAGTGAGTATGAGTGCTGTAGCAGTACTGAAGACTTACCATGAATAGCAACTAGCGATAGAAGAATGCTGAGAGTTGAAGAGGCCATGTTAATCCAAAGTTTGACAAGAAAGGTAGCGACAAGTGACTAGGACGAGAGGGCTGACGTCTCTGGCTAGCCAGAGCCTTATCACTAGGTCAAGGAGCAAAATACTTGAGAGGACTGCCCCTTTGCTCTCCCGCAATCTTAATGCGAGGACCGACAATGATTCATTACGATGGGGCGTTGTTCCTCGCGTGAATGCACACGGTTAGACCACGGGTCGTACACGGTTCCGATCACACACTCTCCCTGCGAGGCGAAGAAAATTAAAGTTTGGGGCTAAGAGCTAATGAAAGCAATGGGCAAGAATACAAAAGGCACAATGGCAATATTAGGGTTCATGACAAGAAGAAGCTTTATGGAGAAGTCAAGCGTACAATGCACCAATATTGTATTACGTAAAAATAATTGCTTTTGTATAAGGGAATAAAACATGAGACAGCTATACCATTTTTATGCAATATACTCCACTACAATCAGACATATGTATCTCTGATATGATATGAGTATGACACTTGCTGCTATGCAGCAAGTGCCATCCACTCTAACAGCTTATTTCCGAGGCTAACTAGGGGTCGCACCGGGTAGCTTATGGAATGTAGCTTATTTCCAAGGCAAACTAGGGGTCGCACCGGGTAGCTTACAGAATTCAGCTTATTTCCAAGACTAACTAGGGGCCGCACCGGGTAGCTTATGGAATGTAGCTTATTTCCAAGGCAAACTAGGGGTCGCACCGGGTAGCTTACAGAATTCAGCTTATTTTCAAGACTAACTAGGGGCTGCACCGGGTAGCTTACGGAATGTAGCTTATTTCCAAGGCTAACTAGGGGCCGCACCGGGTAGCTTACAGAATGTAGCAAATGCGACGCGTTTGTCCATAGAGCGGGGGAGATAAGACAAATCTTTGCTAGTAAACCACTTTTGCTAGTAGATCAGTCACCTTATCTCTGTTAAACCCTTTTGGGCGCATCATCGGCTTTCCCACTTTATTCTCTACAATAAGATTGACTGATTAGCAACTATATGTCGTAATCATAAGAAAGCATAAGAATGTGGACGCAATATGCTGCCTTTGCCAACATcaactatatgtatatactagatGCAACCGAAAAGCCTACAGGCTACATCGACTGCTTCCTTTATCGGTTTAAAGTTCTAAAAGCTCTTCTCCAACATATTCAGTAGAAGACTATGGGCATTGTAACAGAAGATGCGCACTTTAATAAAAGACTTTGGAGACCGCTCAACGCCTAGGAAGCTAGTACACCAGCAAATAGTAAAATAGTTTCCTTATCAGTAGAAGAGTCACTCCATTAGACGCGAGACATTCACATCTCATTCTCAGAGCTACTCTATGAATGATGTAGCAAGCACCAGCCATCTacactacatgtatatcgcTATAGCGCTGAGAGTACAGTACAGTAGAGAGAGTACAGTAGTTGTGCACTTCATGATAGAAACAACGAAACATCTAAACAAAATAATGACAAGTAAATTCTAAAGTTGGCCATTGTAAGTAAAGCGTCGCCTAAAGGGGTTTGAAGGGGTATAGCTACTCAGCTGCATCCTACTAACACGTACGTATTGAGGAAATACATTCCTTTTCTGTTTGCATCACGCATTGCAATAACAGATCAATATCTGcgtatgattttattttaaggcTGCGTATAACAACTACTGTATAACGCTTGTTTAGCGACACACAACAATGGCTAGTAGACTAATCTCAACATTGCCACGTGTGTAATCTTGTGGTGTACTAAGGATAGCTTGAGACAACTGCGGTTAATCGCATAGCTAAACAGGCTGGTAGGAGGCCTTCAGCGGTATGCCCTATCTGCCCTTCTCTATGTGACAGGAACCTCAAACAAACATCCCATCCATCACAAGCTGCACTTACAGTGCCACATCTATCACTTTGAGTTCAGTGAGGCAAGGAGGCTCGTCCAGTGTCTACTATTATCAGGCACAGCCTCTATATTGCCTCAAATATTCATTCCATAACCTCTATACCTCGTTATGTATGTAAGACAAGCTGtgcagaaaacaaaaaaaacagaaaGCTATGAGGAAGGTGGAATGGTTGTCACCCATTACTTCAGTCGATTATTTTGTGCTACCACTAACTGAGATTTTGTATCTCCATGTACAATATTATCGGCAATATCAATGACAATATGAATAATTGGCATGTGCGAGAGACAAAATGGTGctacaaatataaaactttagagGTCTGGCAAATGCTTTGAAATATAATTGAAAACTAGTTCTATTGTTGTGGTCTTCTCAACAGTATGAAAACATATAGAGATCTGCAAATGATATAGGTgatatttataacttttaaatggaCATCTAAATAAAGCAGCACGCCTGTGAGACATAAGTCATTTCTTGCTGGTATAATACAATGCAGGTAGCATATTCGACAGCATTTCAAATACAATTAGAGCATGGCAGGTGGACAGTAATGGGCTTGATAAAATGTAAGTGGGCCATTTAGATTCAAGCTCACTAGACCTTCAGTGATAGATTTCAACTCACACACCTGATGTATAATGAATCTGTTTAACCTTCAGTGTAGAAAGGAGGCATATCATCGACTAAATCTTTGGCAATTTTTGGTCTATGACAGGGATTTGTCTCCTGGATATGTGACAGACCTTGGGTGACCTGTAGTGAGTAGCCTCAGAGACTATGCCTCCTAATAGACCCTCCAGGTTGGTGATGTAGCCATGGCCAGGGATAGCATGAGGGCTGGTGAGGTAGCCATAGCCTGGGATAGCATGAGGGTTGGTGAGGTAACCATAGCCTGGGATAGCATGAGGGTCTGTGAGGTAGCCATAGCCTGAGATAGCATGAAGGTCGTTGAGGTAGCCATAGCCTGGGATAGCATGATGGTCGGTGAGGTAGCCATAGCCTGGGATAGCATGAGGGTCTGTGAGGTAGCCATAGCCTGGGATAGCATGAGGGTCATTGAGGTAGCCATAGCCTGGGATAGCATGATGGTCGGTGAGGTAGCCATAGCCTGGGATAGCATGAGGGTTGGTGAGGTAACCATAGCCTGGGATAGCGTGAAGGTTGGTGAGGTAGCCATAGCCTGGGATAGCATGAGGGTTGGATGTCAGCCGCTAGCTATTTGTGTTGTAAATTGAAGCCATTCCGTAACAGGGAATAGTTCAAAGTTGCATGATCTCTTTCTTTCTCCATTGGTAGAGTTGTGAGCTTGCACCATGTTTCTGACAGAAGAGGTCATCCTAGAAGTAAGCTTGCAATGGCA
The genomic region above belongs to Watersipora subatra chromosome 1, tzWatSuba1.1, whole genome shotgun sequence and contains:
- the LOC137386914 gene encoding prisilkin-39-like, which codes for MNAECWQGYGYLTNLHAIPGYGYLTNPHAIPGYGYLTDHHAIPGYGYLNDPHAIPGYGYLTDPHAIPGYGYLTDHHAIPGYGYLNDLHAISGYGYLTDPHAIPGYGYLTNPHAIPGYGYLTSPHAIPGHGYITNLEGLLGGIVSEATHYRSPKVCHISRRQIPVIDQKLPKI